From a single Collimonas pratensis genomic region:
- a CDS encoding DEAD/DEAH box helicase produces MRMVPENVNFLASAASSAAKARQATPSVFTSDGLDVAVALKCIGSYQLEGTQDGMDLLDDEENASPLIAAARTLLSSAEHLSLSEFPDQVSIDALRLHAGIAHAMYGNFPSARAAVSDLPETYFCHSPMRCLAAVVISPTSDLAVRYKDPIDGVENFRWNWYHALRNVDRDQRQLHFSEALRLLGVIALNAGDSSDMSLALSVDVSMKQAFRLATINMLQLAPEIPTWFVINTVASGIVTLLPPQYDLLIQRRIGRLGSNGLLTLPTSTGKTLIAEACMAAASAVDGISVYVAPYVAIGEQVRTSLANKTRGEIPIISMFGGFKFESIQGGGRAILVMTPERFDAWLRGAEDSLESLRLVVFDEVHIIENGVRGARVEGMISRLRLLQRRLPNLRILGLSAVLAEAERISAWMGVDVDNLHRISWRPTARRLAVCRANGTMQWVYGNDALRPAMQSPDSPISHNVNVDLPNNVVPHRNPVVYEERASQNVASVGLNLLLRLKSPGLIVCRTRTDTRMLAKSMSLQLAPTGDAEVISMANSIRERYSWLETLANCLLHEVAYHNASLPFDVRRDVEALTRNRKLRIVCSTTTLAEGADLPFRWTLVSHWLGGDGLAMKSMTFRNIAGRSGRAGAFTEGDTVLFENTGGPPEAFAGGFMKEKLNSVMFSSSAIQSTAGDAYVNLTDEERIPIQAAFSSQLLAALKENQGEDNIVATFGRTTYANFNQTNTFIGPLIDSALAALLDPNKPGGPFAVMNSPVRLTELGEAANRSGFSPESAHEMLAYLSDGAVKPTGNALIEQLLVVFAQLAEQQNYQWRKIVGQPNHRYPLKLADMPEVLDKLGQKKDLRAIFEELPARLRSAAVENTVDKQFDKFVSLVDGLIFNFVPWLLRAMSVLAPFGSVASQSVAWAQLARDLEPISAGDELNDDASNE; encoded by the coding sequence ATGAGAATGGTTCCGGAAAACGTAAATTTTTTAGCTAGCGCAGCATCATCTGCAGCCAAGGCGCGTCAAGCAACTCCGTCAGTGTTTACGTCGGATGGTCTGGACGTTGCCGTCGCATTAAAATGCATCGGAAGCTACCAGCTTGAAGGGACACAGGATGGTATGGATCTGCTAGACGATGAAGAAAATGCCTCGCCTTTAATTGCGGCGGCAAGAACCCTTCTATCGAGCGCAGAACATTTGAGTTTATCTGAATTCCCCGACCAGGTGAGCATTGACGCACTGCGTCTACACGCGGGAATTGCTCACGCTATGTATGGAAACTTTCCTAGCGCGCGAGCCGCTGTTTCCGATTTGCCTGAGACGTATTTCTGCCACAGTCCTATGCGATGCTTAGCTGCTGTGGTTATTAGCCCGACCAGCGACCTTGCGGTTCGCTATAAAGATCCAATAGACGGCGTCGAAAATTTCCGCTGGAATTGGTACCATGCACTTCGTAATGTTGATCGTGACCAAAGACAATTACACTTTTCCGAGGCGTTGAGGCTTCTTGGCGTGATTGCTCTAAATGCTGGAGATTCGTCGGACATGTCGTTGGCTTTAAGTGTCGACGTGTCGATGAAGCAGGCTTTTCGATTGGCAACCATCAACATGCTCCAGCTAGCGCCAGAGATACCAACGTGGTTTGTCATCAATACAGTTGCGTCGGGGATTGTTACGTTGCTCCCGCCTCAATATGATTTATTGATTCAACGTCGGATTGGCCGCTTGGGCAGTAACGGGCTACTTACTCTTCCCACAAGCACTGGTAAGACATTGATTGCAGAAGCCTGTATGGCTGCTGCATCAGCTGTTGACGGTATCAGTGTTTATGTAGCGCCGTATGTTGCTATCGGTGAACAAGTCCGTACTTCTCTCGCTAATAAAACGCGCGGAGAGATTCCAATTATTTCAATGTTTGGCGGATTTAAGTTTGAGTCAATTCAGGGCGGAGGACGTGCCATCCTTGTCATGACGCCAGAGCGATTTGATGCATGGCTGAGGGGGGCGGAGGATAGTCTCGAGAGTTTGCGTTTAGTGGTATTTGATGAAGTACACATTATTGAAAATGGCGTTCGAGGAGCGAGAGTCGAAGGCATGATTTCGCGTCTTCGGTTACTTCAACGACGACTTCCAAATCTGCGGATTCTCGGTCTTTCAGCTGTCCTCGCAGAGGCGGAGCGAATCAGTGCTTGGATGGGTGTAGACGTAGATAACTTACACCGCATTTCGTGGCGCCCGACCGCACGACGTTTAGCAGTTTGTCGTGCAAACGGAACTATGCAATGGGTTTATGGGAATGATGCACTCCGGCCAGCGATGCAGTCTCCAGATAGCCCAATTTCGCACAATGTTAACGTCGACCTACCTAACAATGTGGTGCCTCATCGCAACCCAGTTGTGTATGAGGAGCGTGCCTCGCAGAATGTGGCATCCGTCGGACTGAATTTGCTGCTACGTCTTAAGTCGCCGGGGCTAATCGTTTGTCGCACAAGAACCGATACAAGGATGTTGGCCAAGTCTATGTCACTCCAGCTTGCGCCTACAGGAGATGCTGAGGTGATTTCCATGGCAAACTCGATACGAGAAAGGTACAGCTGGCTAGAAACTTTGGCGAACTGTTTGCTTCATGAGGTGGCATATCATAATGCGTCACTTCCCTTTGACGTAAGGCGTGACGTGGAAGCGCTGACTCGGAATCGGAAGCTGCGAATTGTCTGCTCAACCACGACTTTGGCAGAAGGGGCTGATCTACCTTTTCGATGGACGTTGGTATCACATTGGCTTGGCGGTGACGGGCTTGCGATGAAGTCGATGACGTTCCGAAATATTGCCGGTCGCAGTGGGCGTGCCGGTGCGTTCACTGAGGGGGATACCGTTCTCTTCGAAAATACAGGCGGTCCTCCAGAAGCTTTCGCAGGTGGGTTCATGAAGGAAAAGCTGAACTCTGTAATGTTTAGTTCATCTGCGATTCAATCTACAGCTGGGGATGCCTATGTCAATTTGACTGACGAGGAGAGAATTCCGATTCAAGCTGCGTTCTCCTCGCAACTCCTAGCTGCGTTAAAGGAAAATCAGGGCGAGGACAATATCGTTGCGACTTTTGGGCGTACAACCTATGCGAATTTTAATCAAACGAACACTTTTATCGGGCCATTAATCGACAGTGCCTTGGCGGCGCTATTAGATCCAAACAAACCTGGCGGACCGTTCGCAGTCATGAATAGTCCCGTGCGCCTTACCGAGCTAGGAGAGGCCGCAAATAGGTCAGGGTTCTCACCTGAGTCTGCACATGAGATGCTGGCCTATTTATCTGATGGCGCCGTAAAACCGACAGGTAATGCCTTAATCGAACAATTACTCGTTGTTTTTGCGCAACTTGCGGAGCAGCAGAATTACCAATGGCGGAAAATAGTCGGACAGCCGAATCATCGGTATCCGCTCAAGCTTGCCGACATGCCTGAAGTGCTCGACAAGCTTGGACAGAAAAAGGATTTGAGAGCCATCTTTGAAGAGCTTCCCGCGCGCTTGCGTTCCGCGGCGGTGGAAAATACAGTGGACAAGCAGTTTGACAAATTCGTCTCGTTGGTCGACGGCCTAATTTTCAACTTCGTGCCTTGGTTGCTCAGAGCGATGTCTGTCCTAGCACCTTTCGGAAGCGTAGCAAGCCAATCAGTCGCTTGGGCGCAGTTAGCGCGTGACCTCGAACCGATCAGTGCCGGCGACGAATTGAATGATGACGCTTCGAATGAATAA
- a CDS encoding UvrD-helicase domain-containing protein, whose translation MWDDPIDEKIYGYLNFAKPESFMLLAGAGSGKTKTLVAVLEAIKQEHASRLALDGQRVAIITYTNAACEEIKDRLKRDPAFSVSTIHSFSWELIKSFTPDIRAWLREKFVADIAKLDIDIGRARDLEGVTARRNIRSREGKKKRLESLDTVLSFSYTPNSISTEVGSVHHSEVVGLAAYFLANEPLMGRILVNQFPILLIDETQDTNAALLDALIAVQAANSKNFSIGLFGDMMQQIFGGGKTDLVETLPVTWLRPEKKINYRCPRRVITLINKIRLLDDPHQQHPGPDCIEGAAILFIASSDSAKSKAEVEAIARQEMVDRTNDAGWESKLKVKTLTLEHHMAAVRGGFDDFLVPFLGIDHLKDAALSGDSKEIKFIRHVFLPLIIAIKSGDDFATAKVVRDHSPLLKPAHLRGHADPIGEIRAANIVVEHVATALAKNPECSIISVLKIIEAGNLLTIPDDFLPYLIDKPKGPEEGVEDNELESAESKAWDSALSAAVGQAERYVDYISDSSNYDTHQGVKGLQYERVMVVLDDAQARGSGFSYEKLLGAKALSADDLKNEREGKDTAVKKSRRLLYVTCSRAQKSLAVVAYSKDPQAIKDYVVKSKWFEVDEVVSIE comes from the coding sequence GTGTGGGATGACCCGATTGACGAAAAAATTTATGGTTATCTGAACTTTGCGAAGCCCGAGAGTTTCATGTTACTTGCAGGAGCGGGTTCCGGAAAAACGAAAACGTTAGTTGCAGTGTTGGAAGCGATTAAGCAAGAGCACGCGTCACGCCTAGCTCTTGATGGACAACGCGTTGCGATCATAACTTATACGAATGCTGCCTGTGAGGAAATTAAGGATAGGCTGAAACGTGATCCTGCGTTTAGCGTATCAACTATTCACAGCTTTTCGTGGGAGTTGATCAAGTCCTTTACTCCGGACATCCGCGCATGGCTAAGAGAAAAATTTGTGGCCGACATAGCGAAACTCGATATCGATATCGGGCGCGCTCGTGATCTGGAAGGAGTGACGGCCAGAAGAAATATCAGGAGTAGGGAGGGGAAAAAGAAACGCTTGGAGTCGCTCGACACTGTATTGTCGTTTTCGTACACTCCAAATAGCATTAGTACAGAAGTAGGATCGGTTCACCATTCTGAAGTTGTTGGATTAGCGGCATATTTTCTAGCGAATGAGCCGCTGATGGGGCGAATCCTTGTGAATCAATTTCCAATTCTGTTAATCGACGAAACCCAGGACACCAATGCCGCGTTGCTGGATGCACTTATTGCCGTCCAGGCCGCAAACTCCAAGAACTTTAGTATTGGGCTTTTCGGGGATATGATGCAGCAGATTTTTGGTGGGGGGAAAACAGATCTGGTTGAAACGTTGCCGGTTACTTGGTTGAGACCCGAAAAGAAGATTAATTATCGTTGCCCCCGACGAGTTATAACGCTGATCAACAAAATCCGCTTGCTCGATGATCCTCATCAACAACATCCAGGCCCCGACTGCATCGAGGGTGCTGCGATTCTGTTTATAGCAAGCTCTGATAGCGCCAAGAGTAAGGCAGAGGTCGAGGCAATTGCGCGGCAAGAAATGGTGGATAGAACGAATGATGCGGGTTGGGAGTCAAAGCTTAAGGTCAAAACGCTCACACTAGAGCATCATATGGCTGCGGTTCGAGGGGGATTTGACGATTTTTTGGTTCCTTTTCTTGGGATCGACCACTTGAAAGACGCGGCGCTGAGTGGTGATAGTAAAGAGATCAAGTTCATCCGACATGTCTTCTTGCCACTTATAATCGCGATCAAATCTGGCGATGATTTCGCAACTGCAAAAGTGGTCCGCGACCACTCGCCGTTACTTAAGCCTGCGCACTTACGTGGTCACGCCGACCCCATCGGCGAAATTCGTGCAGCAAATATTGTTGTGGAACACGTGGCAACGGCTCTCGCAAAAAATCCTGAGTGCTCCATCATAAGCGTATTAAAAATAATTGAAGCGGGAAATCTTCTAACCATCCCGGATGACTTTCTTCCATATTTGATCGATAAGCCAAAGGGGCCTGAGGAAGGCGTGGAAGATAATGAGTTGGAAAGCGCCGAATCTAAAGCGTGGGATTCGGCTCTCAGTGCTGCAGTTGGTCAAGCAGAACGATATGTGGATTACATATCGGATTCCTCTAACTATGATACGCACCAAGGTGTGAAGGGCTTGCAGTACGAACGTGTCATGGTTGTGCTGGACGACGCGCAGGCGCGAGGTTCTGGTTTTAGCTACGAAAAATTGTTGGGTGCAAAGGCATTGTCAGCCGACGACTTGAAAAACGAACGCGAGGGCAAAGACACCGCCGTCAAGAAATCTCGGCGGCTGCTTTATGTGACTTGCAGCCGCGCTCAAAAGAGTTTGGCGGTTGTGGCATACAGCAAGGATCCACAGGCGATAAAGGACTATGTTGTTAAATCGAAATGGTTTGAGGTGGACGAAGTTGTTAGCATCGAGTGA
- a CDS encoding AAA family ATPase, with the protein MHIAYFEIQNYRKLKHSRISLTDRETVFVGSNNSGKTSAMDALIFFLGQRSRKTISDTEQPSGAGKIIAADFTLSNWNAINEFGITWLTAAAQGITLPEWQCLCPSLDIWLDVKPDEIHRVSHLIPTLKWAGGTLGVRLVYQPKDIGALKSAFLLDFESAAKLLETAKKQLQNKQPADSLKLSIWPSTLHNYLEREISRHFEIKAYILDPAKAQYVGGKPSMPQLLTDDNPSLPYPFNGLFKVDIIDAARGFSDPNSSIAGGNKSASDLASQINKYYNRHLNPSDLPGDEDLDALRAIADAQHIFDERLNNAFSPTLGEIKNLGYPGFNDPSIRLSSRVNPIDNLDHEASILFDLQKLAEDKSLPLLSLSEKYNGLGYKNLIAMVFRLVSFRDQWMRVGKAAKRRVEEDAVIEPLHLVLIEEPEAHLHAQVQQVFIRKAFDVLRNHPDLKEPSSLTTQMVVSTHSSYLAHEIGFERLRYFKRKAAKPGAFIPTAEVVDLAETFGETAKQDVNIKQTAQFVARYLKSTHCDLFFANGIILVEGAAERMLIPHFIRKHYDGPKGLNRSYISILEVGGAHAHRLKALIEKLGIPALVITDTDALEARVNAEGEKLPAIAVRPERNKGYKTGSHTLKNWICVADDSLDAVLDLGDAAKTKDHVHAVYQCGIQVDFDGTGPVEALPYTFEDAIALTNPELFRNIKKPAGMIGKMQKAFACGSLEECCKALFVALKEDKAAMALDLMFCEDPDLLAVPKYIKDGLDWLQIQLEIASKDITPEVILAADMGGAK; encoded by the coding sequence ATGCATATTGCATACTTTGAAATCCAGAACTATCGAAAATTAAAGCATTCTCGTATCAGTTTGACGGATCGTGAGACTGTATTCGTGGGCTCTAATAATAGTGGCAAGACGTCAGCGATGGACGCCTTAATTTTTTTTCTCGGTCAACGATCGAGGAAGACCATTTCAGATACAGAGCAGCCTTCTGGTGCAGGAAAAATAATCGCTGCTGATTTCACGTTATCAAACTGGAATGCTATCAATGAGTTCGGTATCACATGGCTGACCGCTGCTGCTCAAGGGATTACTCTGCCAGAATGGCAGTGCCTATGTCCCTCATTGGATATTTGGTTAGACGTGAAACCGGACGAGATCCATCGTGTCAGTCACCTTATTCCGACTTTGAAGTGGGCAGGGGGCACGCTTGGTGTCCGACTGGTGTATCAGCCAAAGGATATTGGCGCTTTAAAATCGGCATTTCTACTTGATTTTGAATCGGCAGCTAAGCTTTTGGAAACAGCCAAAAAGCAATTGCAGAATAAGCAGCCCGCCGACAGCCTTAAGTTATCGATATGGCCGTCGACCTTGCACAACTATCTAGAGCGTGAGATTTCGCGGCATTTCGAAATCAAGGCATATATTCTAGATCCGGCTAAAGCGCAGTATGTTGGCGGTAAACCTTCAATGCCGCAACTGTTAACGGATGATAATCCATCGCTGCCATATCCATTTAATGGACTTTTTAAGGTCGATATTATTGATGCCGCCAGAGGATTTTCGGATCCTAATTCATCAATCGCGGGAGGTAATAAGAGCGCTAGTGATTTGGCTTCTCAGATTAATAAATACTACAATCGTCATCTCAATCCCTCGGATTTGCCGGGCGATGAGGATCTTGATGCTCTCCGAGCGATAGCTGATGCGCAGCACATCTTTGATGAGCGGCTCAATAATGCCTTCAGCCCGACGTTAGGGGAGATCAAGAATTTGGGTTATCCTGGATTCAATGACCCGAGCATTCGACTGTCGAGTCGGGTAAATCCAATTGACAATCTCGATCACGAAGCATCCATACTTTTTGACCTGCAGAAACTAGCAGAAGATAAGAGTCTCCCTTTACTTTCGCTATCTGAAAAATACAACGGGCTCGGATACAAGAATTTAATCGCCATGGTCTTTCGGCTCGTCAGCTTTCGAGATCAATGGATGCGCGTAGGGAAAGCTGCGAAACGCCGCGTTGAAGAGGACGCGGTCATCGAGCCGCTGCATCTGGTCCTGATTGAAGAACCAGAAGCACATTTGCACGCACAAGTTCAGCAAGTATTTATCCGCAAGGCGTTTGACGTTTTGCGTAATCATCCTGATCTCAAGGAACCGTCCTCACTTACAACCCAGATGGTTGTAAGCACACACTCAAGTTACCTTGCGCATGAAATTGGTTTTGAGCGGCTTAGATACTTTAAGCGCAAAGCTGCAAAGCCTGGTGCTTTCATTCCGACTGCAGAGGTAGTGGATCTTGCCGAGACCTTTGGCGAGACAGCAAAGCAGGATGTCAATATCAAGCAGACCGCCCAATTTGTTGCGCGATATCTGAAGTCAACTCACTGCGATCTGTTTTTTGCCAATGGAATCATTTTGGTTGAAGGCGCCGCTGAGCGCATGCTGATCCCTCATTTCATCCGCAAGCACTACGATGGCCCCAAGGGTCTTAACCGTAGTTATATTTCGATATTAGAAGTCGGGGGTGCCCATGCACACCGATTGAAAGCACTGATTGAAAAATTGGGCATTCCTGCCCTAGTCATTACCGACACTGATGCTCTCGAGGCCAGGGTTAATGCTGAAGGAGAGAAGCTGCCAGCAATAGCTGTTCGTCCAGAACGAAATAAGGGATACAAGACTGGCAGCCATACGTTGAAAAACTGGATCTGTGTTGCTGATGACTCGTTGGACGCAGTGCTCGACTTGGGGGACGCGGCAAAGACAAAGGACCATGTTCATGCCGTGTATCAGTGCGGAATTCAAGTGGATTTTGACGGAACCGGCCCAGTAGAAGCGCTTCCCTACACGTTTGAGGATGCAATTGCTTTGACAAATCCAGAGCTCTTCAGGAACATTAAAAAGCCTGCTGGGATGATAGGTAAAATGCAGAAAGCGTTTGCGTGCGGCTCATTAGAAGAATGCTGCAAAGCTCTTTTTGTAGCCCTTAAAGAAGACAAAGCTGCAATGGCGCTAGACCTGATGTTTTGTGAGGACCCTGATCTACTCGCGGTCCCTAAATATATTAAGGACGGATTGGACTGGCTGCAAATTCAGCTTGAGATTGCAAGTAAAGACATTACACCAGAAGTGATCCTTGCCGCAGATATGGGGGGTGCGAAATGA
- a CDS encoding tyrosine-type recombinase/integrase, which yields MPKVDLDKARSGHAGRFDEARVVRNTEIDFGSLGLPKDVCAELVAAFWSHIGMQSENSILTQWFHVRVFARFAHEMNVIQVLADLNGNTLVRYVEWLNTQTKADGSPWSKSGRAGPYTTLRKMLQWIERCRPGVLPEIEYPFNPFPWRNRDTPSRSKMPPRAIRDILRACESDIVGIRARRDAVRVQRTVDCCSKGTLAWLLESIDRNCGGIVPMATQLSKSGMYDIRIALERFGGLKGVEPCLYPRAESLLPYYLAIMIHAAGNPDPIVELRRDCLQAIPLLDERQALLWFKARANGMQRRTFSNLDPFEPPALVKEIIDWNERLIPFTPAKMRDRLFIYKGIHGVTSLSSSAVKHLLKSFCERHNLQLFSLASIRPSVLTSFYRASGDLRRVKNIANHAHISTTIRYVETPEVVEQNRVRIAELQQAFVGHIQKRKPDVVLARPSQNSPTSFGRAVSMFGFDCSDPFAGLAPGSHRGEICNQFMGCFTCPNAVITSDPLTLARLLQAKDHLKQAATTMHPARWEAVYAPQLRILEYDILPRFASAELASAEAMRKNLAALPDLR from the coding sequence TTGCCAAAAGTAGACCTCGACAAGGCACGCTCCGGACATGCTGGTCGATTCGATGAAGCAAGAGTAGTTCGTAACACAGAGATCGACTTCGGTTCGTTGGGATTGCCTAAGGATGTCTGTGCAGAGCTCGTGGCGGCCTTTTGGAGCCATATTGGCATGCAATCCGAAAATTCAATTTTGACGCAGTGGTTTCACGTCAGGGTATTTGCGCGCTTCGCTCACGAAATGAACGTAATCCAGGTATTGGCGGATTTGAATGGGAATACGCTCGTACGCTACGTCGAATGGCTTAACACTCAAACCAAGGCGGACGGTTCCCCGTGGTCTAAATCGGGACGTGCTGGCCCCTATACAACTCTCCGCAAAATGCTCCAATGGATCGAGCGGTGCCGGCCAGGTGTTTTACCTGAGATCGAATATCCATTCAATCCATTTCCTTGGAGGAATCGGGATACTCCGTCGCGGAGTAAGATGCCGCCGCGCGCGATTCGCGACATCCTTCGAGCTTGCGAAAGCGACATTGTGGGGATTCGCGCGCGACGCGACGCCGTCCGCGTGCAACGAACAGTTGATTGCTGCTCCAAAGGTACGCTCGCCTGGCTTCTAGAGTCCATTGATCGTAATTGCGGCGGAATTGTACCAATGGCGACGCAACTCTCTAAGTCAGGGATGTATGACATCAGAATCGCCCTTGAGCGTTTCGGTGGCTTAAAGGGCGTCGAACCTTGCCTTTATCCACGCGCGGAATCGCTGCTCCCATACTACTTAGCGATTATGATCCACGCGGCAGGAAATCCCGACCCTATTGTGGAACTGCGCCGAGACTGCCTGCAGGCCATTCCGCTGCTCGATGAACGTCAAGCGCTTCTGTGGTTCAAGGCGCGAGCGAATGGCATGCAGCGGAGAACCTTCAGTAACTTGGATCCCTTCGAACCACCGGCTCTCGTGAAAGAAATAATTGACTGGAACGAGCGGCTCATCCCGTTTACTCCGGCCAAGATGCGTGACCGTTTGTTTATCTATAAAGGCATTCACGGAGTAACTTCGTTGTCGAGCAGTGCTGTAAAACATCTTCTTAAGTCGTTTTGCGAGCGGCACAATTTGCAGCTTTTTTCCCTAGCTTCGATTCGTCCAAGCGTGCTGACTAGTTTTTACCGAGCGTCAGGAGATCTGCGACGGGTAAAAAATATTGCCAATCACGCGCATATTTCAACAACGATACGATATGTCGAAACGCCTGAGGTTGTCGAACAAAATCGTGTTCGTATCGCTGAGCTCCAGCAAGCTTTTGTTGGGCACATTCAGAAGCGTAAGCCAGACGTTGTTTTGGCTAGACCTAGCCAAAACAGCCCAACATCCTTTGGTCGTGCTGTTTCTATGTTTGGCTTCGATTGCAGTGACCCCTTCGCGGGCTTAGCTCCTGGTTCTCATCGAGGCGAGATTTGTAATCAATTTATGGGATGTTTCACTTGTCCCAACGCGGTCATAACCTCCGATCCTCTAACCTTAGCTCGCTTGCTGCAAGCAAAAGATCATCTTAAACAGGCTGCAACGACCATGCATCCTGCGCGCTGGGAGGCTGTCTACGCCCCACAGTTACGCATCCTTGAGTACGATATTCTTCCCCGATTTGCTAGTGCTGAGCTCGCTTCGGCAGAGGCGATGCGAAAAAATTTGGCGGCGTTGCCGGATCTCCGATGA
- a CDS encoding tyrosine-type recombinase/integrase: MVHLIRKSALPAPCAIPGCLRETAKQALTFSLREPRPQGFPLLFTADMRLIEPAVAFLHEHAVLRAHSTDTVRTYAEILYDWFETLEQNEISWKDADATDLVAYRNRMMREASAHTERPYCVSTINHRVRGVLRFYEWAVRMRWLTTSPLCGRHNNFNVTKRIAPNRKGTLESVERSLFVLRQFEPLPRPFSPEQVRELLAKLPPPYDLMARWQLYTGLRVSELLRLKRNEVAGLDTSSFKIIEVLRKGRKDGYVIAPASLLDETLGYIESYRHAWLERARRAGRASDYSELFINSRGSRASKNAYQRVIQKSGLASGIRATTHLLRATFACMLLARLEQMASGGVAINPLLIVKVLMGHERIETTDRYLRAIVVDADSIKQALDGLFPEGE; this comes from the coding sequence ATGGTTCATCTTATTCGTAAGTCAGCGTTGCCTGCACCTTGCGCGATACCTGGATGCTTGCGCGAAACGGCTAAGCAGGCATTGACGTTTTCTTTGCGGGAACCGAGACCGCAGGGCTTTCCTCTGCTTTTTACGGCTGACATGCGGCTGATAGAGCCAGCAGTGGCGTTTCTACATGAGCATGCTGTTCTGCGTGCCCACAGTACCGACACTGTAAGAACATATGCTGAGATCCTATACGACTGGTTTGAGACACTAGAGCAAAACGAAATAAGCTGGAAAGATGCTGATGCCACTGATTTAGTCGCCTACCGCAACCGAATGATGCGGGAGGCAAGTGCACATACTGAGCGTCCGTACTGCGTTTCTACTATTAATCACCGCGTACGCGGAGTACTTAGATTTTATGAGTGGGCAGTTCGGATGCGTTGGTTAACCACCTCGCCCTTGTGCGGCCGGCACAATAATTTTAACGTCACAAAACGCATTGCGCCCAATCGAAAAGGCACCTTGGAGTCGGTTGAGCGCAGCCTTTTCGTATTGCGTCAGTTTGAACCATTGCCGAGGCCTTTTTCCCCTGAGCAGGTGCGTGAGCTTTTAGCTAAACTCCCGCCACCTTATGATTTGATGGCACGATGGCAACTTTACACGGGTCTACGTGTAAGTGAGTTGTTACGTCTAAAACGCAATGAGGTCGCTGGGTTAGATACAAGCTCCTTCAAGATTATTGAAGTTCTACGAAAAGGCCGTAAGGATGGGTATGTAATAGCGCCAGCGAGCCTTTTGGATGAGACTTTAGGGTATATCGAGAGCTATCGGCATGCTTGGTTGGAGCGAGCACGTCGTGCTGGACGCGCATCAGATTATTCCGAACTGTTCATAAATTCACGCGGTTCACGCGCTAGCAAAAATGCCTACCAACGAGTGATTCAAAAATCTGGTCTGGCTAGCGGGATTAGGGCTACAACGCATTTGTTGCGGGCGACTTTCGCATGCATGTTGTTGGCTCGCCTGGAACAGATGGCAAGCGGTGGCGTCGCAATCAATCCTCTATTGATTGTTAAGGTCCTCATGGGGCACGAACGTATTGAGACGACGGATCGTTACCTTCGCGCAATTGTCGTGGATGCCGACTCCATCAAGCAGGCTCTGGATGGTTTATTTCCGGAGGGCGAATAA
- the rpmB gene encoding 50S ribosomal protein L28, whose amino-acid sequence MARVCQVTGKGPMVGNNVSHANNKTKRRFLPNLQNRRIFVESENRWVSLRLSNAGLRVIDKIGIDAVLTDLRARGEKV is encoded by the coding sequence ATGGCACGTGTCTGCCAAGTCACCGGGAAGGGGCCGATGGTCGGCAACAACGTTTCCCATGCAAACAACAAGACGAAACGTCGCTTTTTGCCTAACTTGCAAAATCGCCGCATTTTCGTTGAGTCTGAAAATCGCTGGGTCTCCCTGCGCTTGTCCAACGCCGGTCTGCGCGTAATCGACAAAATCGGCATCGATGCCGTGTTGACCGATTTGCGCGCTCGTGGCGAAAAAGTCTAA
- the rpmG gene encoding 50S ribosomal protein L33, whose translation MAKSGRDKIKLESTAGTGHFYTTTKNKRTTPEKMSIMKFDPKVRKHVEYKETKIK comes from the coding sequence ATGGCGAAATCAGGCCGCGACAAAATCAAGCTGGAATCGACCGCTGGTACAGGTCATTTCTACACAACTACCAAGAACAAGCGCACAACCCCGGAAAAAATGTCGATCATGAAGTTCGACCCGAAGGTTCGTAAGCATGTTGAATACAAAGAGACCAAGATCAAGTAA